A section of the Gasterosteus aculeatus chromosome 10, fGasAcu3.hap1.1, whole genome shotgun sequence genome encodes:
- the LOC120825920 gene encoding uncharacterized protein LOC120825920: MEPACGLHLGILLICLVQVEHLWATKAPRPSGVFAGLVQSSSESKPNLNQETMPLQIFGLSTALIGGGSFETHHQTTISRGTWSNTPSSGNYPLSLLDMDADIDAALLNQIPGRTATSASAFATLVSSRLGSEASNPTRLSSPTSERNGNIQSWPEAGNQHPEVPMKAGQAQQSYTPASAPHVTFIPQRHSQSTASNEASGTTGFSKQRPGSKIYRKTPWRGSNPAQGARDLPASRTSAQHFGPISIPERFGGHAIIQLKEPAEKESVIYSKPTGRAPGRQPVRQQDYVDPQRPSAPQQAYLFPQRPSAPQQAYLFPQRPSVPQQIYLEPQRPLAPGKAYLFPQRPSLPLQIYLDPPRPSAPGQAYLFPQRPSAPGQAYLDPLRPLAPGKAYLDPLRPSVPQQIYLDPLRPLAPGKAYLDPLRPSVPQQIHLDPPHPVVPGQAYLPPQRPSVPQQIHLDPPHPVVPGQAYLPPQRPSVPQQIYLDPPHPVVPGQAYLPPQRPSVPQQIYLDPPHPVVPGQAYLPPQRPSVPQQAFAAPQQPSASYKPVRRVHPKAVWKRIRLGKMITS, encoded by the exons ATGGAACCGGCTTGTGGACTTCATTTGGG AATCTTGCTGATTTGCTTAGTTCAGGTAGAGCATTTGTGGGCTACGAAAG ctccgaGACCAAGCGGCGTTTTTGCCGGGTTGGTGCAGAGCAGCTCTGAGTCAAAACCCAACTTGAATCAGGAAACGATGCCACTGCAAATATTTGGCCTTTCTACTGCTCTTATTGGTGGTGGTTCATTTGAAACGCACCATCAAACTACCATTAGCAGGGGAACTTGGTCAAATACACCGAGTTCTGGCAACTATCCGTTGAGCCTGTTGGACATGGATGCTGACATAGATGCTGCTCTGCTAAACCAAATCCCTGGTCGCACGGCGACATCGGCCAGCGCGTTCGCTACACTGGTGTCTTCGCGTCTGGGCTCTGAGGCATCTAACCCGACCCGTTTGTCCTCACCAACAAGTGAGAGAAATGGAAATATCCAGAGTTGGCCGGAGGCTGGAAACCAACACCCAGAGGTCCCTATGAAGGCAGGACAAGCCCAACAAAGCTACACGCCTGCTTCAGCGCCCCACGTCACCTTTATACCCCAACGTCACAGCCAGTCTACGGCGTCCAACGAAGCCAGTGGAACAACGGGCTTCTCCAAGCAGAGGCCCGGCAGTAAGATCTACCGCAAAACCCCCTGGCGCGGCAGTAACCCGGCGCAGGGCGCCCGTGACCTCCCTGCGTCCAGGACCTCTGCGCAGCACTTCGGACCCATCTCCATCCCCGAGCGCTTCGGTGGCCACGCCATCATACAACTGAAGGAACCCGCTGAGAAGGAGAGCGTGATCTACAGTAAGCCGACCGGCAGGGCTCCCGGGCGCCAGCCTGTACGGCAGCAGGACTACGTGGACCCCCAGCGTCCCTCAGCGCCGCAGCAGGCCTACCTGTTCCCCCAGCGTCCCTCAGCGCCGCAGCAGGCCTACCTGTTCCCTCAGCGTCCCTCGGTGCCGCAGCAGATCTACCTGGAACCCCAGCGCCCGTTAGCGCCGGGGAAGGCCTACCTGTTCCCTCAGCGTCCCTCGCTGCCGCTGCAGATCTACCTGGACCCCCCGCGCCCCTCAGCGCCGGGGCAGGCCTACCTGTTCCCTCAGCGTCCCTCAGCGCCGGGGCAGGCCTACCTGGACCCCCTGCGCCCATTAGCGCCGGGGAAGGCCTACCTGGACCCCCTGCGTCCCTCTGTGCCGCAGCAGATCTACCTGGACCCCCTGCGCCCACTAGCGCCGGGGAAGGCCTACCTGGACCCCCTGCGTCCCTCTGTGCCGCAGCAGATCCACCTGGACCCCCCACACCCGGTAGTGCCAGGGCAGGCCTACCTGCCCCCCCAGCGTCCCTCGGTGCCGCAGCAGATCCACCTGGACCCCCCACACCCGGTAGTGCCAGGGCAGGCCTACCTGCCCCCCCAGCGTCCCTCGGTGCCGCAGCAGATCTACCTGGACCCCCCACACCCGGTAGTGCCAGGGCAGGCCTACCTGCCCCCCCAGCGTCCCTCTGTGCCGCAGCAGATCTACCTGGACCCCCCACACCCGGTAGTGCCAGGGCAGGCCTACCTGCCCCCCCAGCGTCCCTCGGTGCCGCAGCAGGCCTTCGCGGCCCCCCAGCAACCATCGGCATCATACAAGCCAGTCCGGCGTGTTCATCCCAAAGCCGTGTGGAAGAGGATCAGGCTGGGAAAAATGATTACTTCCTAA